The following DNA comes from Flammeovirgaceae bacterium.
TCGGTAGCCTAATGATTATCAAAAACAACTACAAGGCCATGATCATCAATCATCTGATCGTGTTGTTTGGAATGATACTGGTCGGGGCCAGCACTTTTGCATTTGAAAAGGAATGGGTGGGCGCACCTGCGTGGATGGTGCTGGTGGGAATGGGTTTGTATTTCGGTTATATCCAATTCAATAGCATTTTCTTCGATCGGATTATTGCCGCTTTCAAGTATATCAGCACCGTTGGGTTCCTCATCTACCTGGCCGACTCGGTGGGGTATGTGGGCAGCATGGGCGTGCTAATCTACCGGTCATTTGGGCAGCCCAATATGAGTTGGCTGGGCTTCTTCATGTCCACTGGCTATGTGCTTTCCATAGCGGGGAGCGTGCTCATCATTTTGTCGCTGTTTTACTTTAAAAAGAAATTTAGCGCGTGGGGGACTGTAAGGCCGGAGGGGTAATAAGTGAGCCTGCAGGGATTCAAACCCCGAGTCTTCTGATCCGTAGTCAGATGCTTTATTCAGTTAAGCTACAGGCCCAATGTCACCAGCCCAGGAAGGGTTTTGGGCCGGCAAGGACTGCAAAAATAGCGGAATAATCGTTCCCTGCAAAAGGTAATTTAAGCCAAAAGCCCAACGGCACACTGAGGACGGGGATAAAAACCTTTTTCACCCAATGATGGCTTTGGCGCCTGCCTTCAAATCACCTATTTTTGGGGCTTTAAAAATTCAAAGGACTATGATTCGGAGCGTGGCCGTGTTCTTCTTGTTGGTTGGGGTATCATTTGCGGCATTTTCCCAGGAGGCTGCGGAAAAACCAACCAAGGTCAATATTCCCGGGTCGTTCCTGGTGGATATTGGCGTAAACAATGGGCTCAATGCCCCTGCCAATTTCAAAACGGGGTTTTGGGGCTCCCGCACCCTCAACGTTTACTACCAATACCCCATGCGGCTGTGGAAAACAAAGTTCAGCCTGGTGCCTGGTGCCGGCTTTGGCATGGACCGGTACAAGCTCACCAATAACTTCACCCTGTCCCCCGGACCAGGGACCGATGGGGCTTATGCCCTCGTGGGCGCATCCACATTATACCCGGGCACTAAAAAGTCCATGATCGTGGCAAACTACTTTGACGTTCCCGTGGAAATACGGTTTGACTCCAACCCGTCAGACGTATCCAGGAGTTTCAATGTGGCCGCTGGGGTGCGGGGCGGTGTGCTGCTGGACGCCTTCACCAAAATAAAATACAAAGAAGACGGGGAGGTAAAAATTGTAAAAGACAAACAAAACCATGGCCTTAACGACATCCGGTATGGATTTTACACCCGGATAGGCATTGGGGGTTTTAACCTGTTCCTTCAATACAACACTTCACAGCTTTTCAAGACGGGCAAAGGGCCGGAAAAAACCAATATGAATACCTTTACCACAGGCATTTCCATTAACGGGTTCTAGTTCCCCCGGAAGTCAGCGCTTCTTTTTTCCAGGAAAGCAGCCACTCCTTCCTTATAATCATGGGAATTACCGGCTATCTCCTGGCAATAGGCTTCATATTCAAGCATTTCTTCCAGTGTGGAGCGGGTGGACTTGTTCAGCATTTTCTTAATCAGGCCGATGGCCTTGGTGGGCGCTTTCGCAAAATAGGAAGTATATCCCGCCACGGCATCGTCCAATTCGCCCGCGGGCACCGCTTTGTTCACGAGCCCCAGTGCCTCCGCTTCCTTGCCCTTGATGCGGCTTCCCATGGCGCACAGTTCAAATGCCTTTGCCCTGCCCAATATCCGTGGCAGGAAATACGATGACCCGGAATCTGGCACCAGCCCTATATTAATGAATACCTCGATAAGTGTTGCCTCCTCTGCCGCCACGATCATGTCGCAGGCCAGCGCAAGGGAGCATCCGGCACCGGCCGCCACCCCGTTGAGTTTGCAAATGATGGGCTTGGGCAAGGCCTGCATGGCCGAAATCAACGGATTGTACCGTTTATGGAGGGATTCCAGGAAAGACCTTTTCTCCTCCCCGGACACCGCCTTCAGGTCCTGGCCGGCACAAAAAGCTTTTCCCTCCCCGGTGAGCACCACCACCCTCGTTTCGCTGTCGCGTGCCACTAATTTAAAGGCGTCCTGCAGCTCGTAAGTCAGGGCATCGTTAAGGGCATTGTACACTTCCGGGCGGTTAAGGGCAATGGTGGCCACGCCCTCCTTTGTCCCATACTTAATAAACTTGAAATCCATGAGCACTTTTGTTTATAATGGTCAGAACAGGATTATTGTACCGAAAAAACCAATGACAAAGCCCGAAACACTGCCCATAAAAACCTCCTTTGGGGTATGGGCATTAAGGGCCAGCCGCGATGACATGACCAGGCCGGCCAACACAATGGCCACCACCGTGGGAATAAGCAAACTGCCCACGTCCGAAACTTTGTTCATGGGCAACAACATGCCCACCATCCCCCATAACGCAAGGCTGTGCACGCTCAGCTTGTAAAAAAAAGTGGCCACGGTGGCAAAAACCACCATGGCGCTCACTATCATCATTAGCCGCAAGAGGTTGGGTATAGGGAATTTCAAATAAAACATGACGGTAATAAACACATAAATGGCCGAAACAAAAATGAAGGGCATGATGCGCTGGTGCCGGTGGGGCATGGCCAGGTCGCTTATCGATCCCGATAACCGCAACAACCAGAAATTGACGGCAGGGAGGGCAAAAGTGGTGATGAAGATAAGGAGGATGACCCAAAAAGATGGGCGGGCGGGCTGCAATATGACCGGAAGGAAATAAGTCAGCACCAAAAAAAGGTAGGTGGTCATCAGCAAGGGATGGAATACCGCGGATATAAACCTGGCTGCCCCCTTCACGCTTACATCCCTTTACGTAAACGTGCCACCGGGATATTGAGCTGTTCCCTATACTTGGCCACCGTCCTCCTGGCTATATTGTAGCCCTTGGCCTTCAGCAAATCTTCCAGCTTGTCGTCAGAAAAGGGCTTGGTCTTGTCTTCCTCTTCGATCAGGTCTTTGATGATCTGTTTTACCTCGCGCGAGCTCACTTCCTCCCCGGTATTGGTGGAAATGCCCTCGCTGAAAAAATATTTCAATGGGTAAACGCCAAAATCCGTTTGCACCGTCTTGCTGCTGGCCACACGGCTTACCGTGGAGATGTCCATATTGATGACCTGGGCAATGTCCTTCAGGATCATCGGCTTCAACTTGGTTTCGTCCCCCTCCAGGAAATAATCGTATTGGAAGTCGACAATGGCGCGCATGGTTTTTAGCAGGGTGAGCTGGCGCTGGCGTATGGCATCGATAAACCACTTGGCGGCATCCAGCTTTTGCTTGACAAAAGAAACCGCTTCCTTCAGCTTTTTGTCCTTTTTATCGCTCTTGTCATAGGCCTTGAACATTTCATGGTAGGACCTGCTGATGCGCAACTCGGGCGCGTTCCTGGAGTTCAATGCCAGCTCCAGCTTCCCATTGTTATTGGACAAAATAAAATCGGGGATTACATATTGGTTTTTGGCCATGCCCGAACTGCCCTCGCCCCCGGGCTTTGGGTTTAGCCTCACTATTAATTCAATGGCGTCTTTTATATAGTCCTCATCATCAAGGTCAAGCTTCTTGAGTATTTTTTGATAATGCTTCTTTGTAAATTCTTCATAACATTCGGTGAGGATGCGCTTGGCCACGATCACGTCCACGTCCTGCCCATCGTCCATCCTGTCCAACTGTATCAAAAGGCATTCCTGCAAATTGCGCGCGGCAATCCCCGCAGGGTCGAACGCCTGCACCTTCTTCAGGATTTCTTGCGTTTCCTCCAGGGTGGTTTCAATGCCTTGGGAAAAGGCCAGGTCATTTACGATGGCCTCAAGGTCCCTTCTGATGTAGCCGTCACCTTCAATGCTTCCTATCAATTGTTTTCCAATGGCCAACTGATGGTCGTTTAGACCCAGGAAGCCCAACTGGGCCAACAAGGTCTCCTGCAAGGTGGTGGAAGTGGGCATGGGCATTTCCTTGTCCTCCTCATCGTCCAAATCATTATGTGTTTTGTACCCGCTGTAGTCATCGTCCTGCAGATAATCCTTGATGTCGATTTCCTCTTCCTTCCCAGCTTCTTCCTCCTCTTCTGCTTCTTCCTTAAATTCATCCTCCTCAGGGGCTTCCGGCTCCCCTTCCTCCAAAACGGGATTGAGCTCCAGTTCTTCCTCTATCCTGTTCTCGAGCTCTGCGGTAGGCACCTGCAGCAGTTTGATAAACTGTATCTGCTGGGGGGACAGCTTTTGCTGCAACGACTGTGTAAGGCCTAGTTTCTGCATGTGCTCAAATAATGGCGCAAAGTTACCAATTCAGCCCATCTGTCAAAAATGGATTGCCCCATGGCACGGGGCCACCACCGGCAAAACGAACCCCACATAATATAATAATAAAGACGGGTAGTTTTGGCAGAAGGCTTTGATAAAAATTGCAAATTCACGTTTTTTGCCTCCCCAAAGAACAGTAGTTTGGGCCTGCTGCCCGATGGCATTTTTATTCATTAATTTCATCCAATCGAAATGAAGCGCACCAAGATCATAGACCTTTTAGAAACCGCCCCTGAAGGGCAAACCATTGTATTGATGGGCTGGGTGCGCACGTTCAGGAACAACCAGTTCATCTCGGTGAATGACGGCTCCACCATACAAAACATTCAGGCGGTGGTTGAACTGAAGCAGTTTGATGACGGGCTCCTGCGCAGGGTTGCCACGGGCGCTTGTGTTTCCATCACCGGCACGCTGGTGGCATCACCTGCCAAGGGCCAAAAAGTGGAGGTAAAAGTGGGCAAGCTGGAAATCCTTGGCGACAGCGACCCGGAAAAATACCCCCTTCAGCCCAAGAAGCATTCTTTGGAATTTTTGCGGGAAATCGCCCACCTTCGGCCCCGGACCAACACATTTGGGGCCGTCATGCGCGTGCGCCACGCGATGGCCTTTGCCGTGCACCAATTCTTCAACGAGAAGGGTTTTTTTTACGTGCACACCCCCATCATTACCGGATCGGATGCGGAAGGGGCCGGTGCCATGTTCAGGGTGACCGCACTGGAGGCCGACAACCCGCCCCGTGATGAATCGGGGAAAGTGGACCATAGCAGGGATTTCTTTGGGAAAGAAACCAACCTCACCGTTTCGGGGCAACTGGAAGGCGAAACCTACGCCCTGGCCCTGGGCGAGATCTATACATTCGGCCCTACCTTCCGCGCGGAAAACTCAAACACCACCCGCCACCTCGCGGAATTCTGGATGATAGAGCCCGAGATGGCTTTTTACGACATCAACGACAATATGGGCCTGGCGCAGGAAATGCTCCAGTACCTGATGCGGTACGCCCTCGCGCACTGCGGGCAAGACCTTGAGTTTCTGGACAAACGGGCCCGTGAGGAGGAGATGACCAAGCCCCAGGCGCAACGAAACGAACTGGGGCTGATTGACCGGATTAAATTTATTGTTGAAAATGATTTTCAAAGGCTTACCTACACGGAGGCCATAACCATTTTAAAAAATTCCAGCCCCAACAAGAAAAAGAAATTTCAATACCCGATCGACCAGTGGGGCACGGACTTGCAATCCGAGCACGAACGCTACCTCGTGGAAAAACATTTTAAAAAGCCCGTTATCCTCTTCAATTACCCTAAAGGGATCAAATCTTTCTACATGCGGCAAAATGAAGATGGGGAAACGGTAGGCGCCATGGACGTGCTGTTTCCCGGGATTGGGGAAATCATTGGTGGCTCGCAGAGGGAAGAGCGCTACGACAAATTACTTGCCCGCATCCGGGAAATGGGCCTTCCCGAAGACGAACTCGACTGGTACCTGGAGTTGAGGAAATTCGGTTCCGCGCCCCACAGTGGGTTTGGGCTGGGATTTGAACGGCTTATTTTATTTGTTACGGGAATGACCAACATCAGGGACGTCATTCCCTTTCCCCGGTTTCCCGGCAATGCGGAGTATTGACCCGCTGCCCCTTCCGCACCCCACCGATATTTTCCAGTGGTCAAAATCCGTTTTCATTAAGCATCGGACGGGCATTACTTTCCAGGTTTAGTTGTCAAAAGAATATGGAAACCATAGAAACATCAGGGGTAATTGGACTTATTGCGTTGGGCTGCCTAACGGCAAATTTCCTTGTCGGCCTTTTTATCTGGACAAAATCAAAAATAAAACTTCCAAAGGGCCTTACTTTTTTAGGCCTGCATAAATTCACCGGGTACTCCGCGGCCGTGGCCATCTTGCTTCACATCCTGCTCATACCCCTCGACCCAAAATCGGAATTTACCTGGGGCGACCTGCTCCTGCCCCTGTGGACAGTGCACCAGCCATTGGCCAACACCTTTGGGGCAATCTCGTTATACCTGGTCATGGCAGTGGTGGTTACCTCTTATTATAAGGACAAGATGAAATATCCTACCTGGCGCGCCATCCATTTCACCTCTTACTTTGCCGCTGTCCCATTGTTCTTGCACAGCATCATTACCGATCCGCTTTTGAAAGACAGGCCCATTGACTGGTTCGATGCCGAAAAGGCCTTCGTAGAGCTGTGTGCGGTAACCGTGCTTGGCCTGATCGCCTACCGGTTTGTGATCAGGAAAAAGCCCACCACTATTTAGCGGCCTTTACGGGCTGGCGTGTAAAGGCAAGGAGCGGGATAATCCCCTGGTAGGCGAGCCTGCGGGTGACGCTTCTGGCAAATATTTTCTCAAAGAGGTTGAGCTCGTGGGTGAAGGTGGTCAACAAGTCGCCATTCTTTTCCTTAATGTACTTGTCGATGGCCAGGGGCACATTGTCGTCAATGACAATGTCCAGGGATATCTTGGCATAATCCGCCCTTTGCACCATCGCGTTCACTTCTTCCCGCTTGGCCTCCATATTTTTATCAATGGCCTCCACCACATGCACCATGTGCACGGTGGAGCCGAATATTTTTGCAAACGGGATAATGGCGTCCAGTTCTTTTTGAACATCTTTCAAGTCGGAAGCGTAAACCACATTCTTAAAATTGGTAAACCCGGCTTTTTCGGGGATGGCCAGCACCGGTTCGCTGCACACATCAATTACGGAAACGGCCGTTCCCCCCAACACTACTTTCTTCAACCTGTTGGCGCCCCGGCTACCCATTATTATGAGGTTGATTTTATTGGCCTTTGCATACCGGCTGACGGTATCGGCCACATTGTGCGCCTTGATGGCCTTGAAACTGACCTTTGCCTTGGTTTTGGTTTGCTTAATGCTTTCTTCAATCAATTTTTCACCTTCTTCTTCGGCTATGGCAAACAACGACCGTTCAATTTGCTTCATCTTCAGGTGGGATTTCGGTACACCGTCCAGGCGCACCACGTTCAAAATGGTATACTCGGCCTCAAGCTTGCCCGCCATTTTAAGCCCATAATGGATGGCCACTTTTGACAAATCGGAAAAGTCGGTGAGGATAAGGATCTTGAGTGCTGCCATAGTCGTTGATTTTTTTGAGTGCCAAAAATAGCGATTCGGGCAGGAGATAAAAATAGAATTGTGAAGGAAGGCACAACCGGACAGGGAGGCCCTGCCTGCTAGCGCTTAAGGAATTTGTAGGTGGCCTTTAAGCCAGGGCCCGCATCTTTAATGGAGAGGAAATAATATCCTGATGGAAGGTCCTTTACCCGGATCCTTACTTCGTAGGCGTCAATTTGTTCTTTTTCAACATTCAACTCGTTGCCAATTACGCTGTGCAATGCCAACTGTACGGAAGCCGCATGGGGGGTGGGCAACTTTACGGTAAGGTAGTCCGAAGCCGGGTTTGGGTACATTTGAACCAGCCTGTCAGACAGGCCTGCTTCCTGGTAGATGGCCTGGCCCTGGTTTTGGCCATAGCCAACAAAGGAAAAGCCCCAAAACAGGGCAAAAAGCAATATGACCTTAACTAATTTCACCTGGAGTATTTACGTAATACCACCCTACAAAGGTTCTATCCGTATAAAATAAATTTAACACAACTGTTTGATGCAAACGGCAGGCCAAAGGTTTAACCCATGGCAAAATTATTGGGAAAGTGCCTTAAATGCAGCCGGGAGTGAATTAATAATGTCAGTGGCCGTAAGGGAGGTTTGGCCGGTTTCCCAGGCTGCCAGGTCGCCTGCATACCCATGGGCAAACACCCCAACCAAGGCCGCATCCAATGCCCCCAAGCCTTGCGCCACTAAGGCAGCAAGCACCCCCGTAAGCACGTCACCGCTACCGGCAGTGGCCATGCCCGGATTGCCCGTGCTGTTGAAAAACACCCTGCCGTCCGGGGCAACGATGGCCGTGTTGGCCCCCTTTACCACCAGCACGCATTTCGTTTGGGCAGCAAAAGCCTTTGCCATTTCCAGCCGCTGAAAATCATCGTTCCAGCTTCCGATCAACCGCTGGAGCTCACCGGGATGAGGGGTAAGGATACTGTTCCCTTTGAGCAGGTGGAGCAAATGGGCATTGGCTGCCAGCAGGTTGAGCCCATCGGCATCAACCACCAAGGGCACGGTCGCCATCCCCAGCAATTGCCCAAGCGCTTTTGCCGACTTTGGGTCCTGCCCCAGGCCCGGGCCAATTCCAATGGCATTGAAACCCTCCAATTTTGGCGGGGCGGAAAAGCATTTATCGTCACCATCCACAGAAGCCATGGCTTCGGGCACGGAAGTTTGAATGATGGAATAGCCACAATGGGGCACATGCACGGTGAGCAGGCCAACACCCGCCCGCATTGCCGCCCTGGCGGACAGCACGGACGCCCCCATCTTGCCAAACCCCCCCGCAATAAGCAATGCCTTGCCAAAATCGCCTTTGTGGGCAAATTTCCTTCTCCCCGGCAGGTGTTTGGCCACCCACTTCTTGTCCACCAAAAAATACCCTGAAGAAATCCCCTTTAAAAAAGCCTTGCTCAAGCCTATGTCCACCACCGCCCATTGGCCCACTTTGGTTTCATTCCCCGGAAGCATAAAAGCCAGCTTGGGCGCCTGGAAAGTAACCGTATAATCGGCCAGGACGCACACGCCCACGGTAGGCTTGTCGGCAAAAAGCCCTGATGGAACGTCAATGGCCACCCTCAAGGCAGGGGCCTGGTTCATCGCCCCGATCACTTCGGCATAAATGCCTTCAGGCGGCCGGGACAGGCCGGAGCCAAAAACCCCATCGATGAGCACGTCACAGGCATTGAAAATCCCTACCTGCGGCTTTGCAGTGATTTCCACAACATTCACGGGCAGGCGCTGCCTGTTTGTTTTGAAGTCCTGGGATCCGTCCGTGCCGCCCTTCACCACCCACACTTCGATGGCATAGCCCATCTCGTTGAGCAGGCGGGCAATCCCAAGCCCATCACCGCCATTGTTGCCCGTGCCGCATACTATGCCAATGCGCTTGTGTGGTTTAAAACGGGCAGCAAACCACTGAACGAACGCAACGCACGCCCTTTCCATCAGGTCGATAGAGGCAATGGGTTCATTTTTGATGGTGTAGGCGTCCCATTCCCTGATTTCGGATGTATTTAGTATTTTGAGCACGGTTAGGCGAAGATAAGGATCGCTTTGGAGTTTTTTTAATATTTGACTATGGTTCGCAATACGCCCGGTGACCTTTTGGAAAAAGGGTTTATAACCAAAGAACAATTCAACCGTATAGGCCCCATCGTCTCCGGAAAAATATTTTCCGTGCACTATGAGCTCCGCACCCTCCTATACCTTGGGGTGTTGATGTTTACCGGGGGCATGGGCATCCTCATATACAAAAATATTGGCGCCCTCGGCCACCTTATCAGCATCCTGGCACTGTGCATTGTCATGGTTGTTTGCTTTTGGTATGCCTTCGCAAAAGGGCCGGGGTTTTCCGTGGAAAAAACAAAGCCCCCCACCCCTTACTTTGATTACATCGTGCTGCTGGGAAGCTTGCTGTTGATTTCCGTGCAGGGCTATGCACAATTTCAGTATGGGCTGTTGACCAACCACATGGGGTGGGGCACACTGGCCACCTCTATTTTCTTCTTTTATATTGCCTACCGGTTTGACAACCTGGGCATCCTCTCACTGGCCATTACTGCGTTGGCTTCGTTCTGGAGCATTAGTGTATCGCCACAAAAATGGTACAGCAGTGGTTTCCTGGAGACTGCCAACCTTCATATCACCGCTATTTTTTTTGGGTCCATACTGGGGGCCCTGGCCATGGCGCTGAACTGGAAATCGATCAAAAAGCATTTCACCTTCACGTACATCAATTTCTCCATTTTGATATTTTTTGTTGGGGCCACGGCAGGACTGTTTGACGGGACCGCCTACTTTGTTTATCTGTTGCTGATTTATGCCGGCTGTGGCTTCGCGGTTTATTATGCCAGCAAAGAGCGCTCCTTTTTGTTCCTTTTATACGCCTTTGTATTTGGCTACATAGGCACCACCTATCTCTTAACGGACCTGGTTTTGGCCCATGTACCTGAGTTGATATTTTACTATGCCATGCTTTCTTGTGGCGGCTTTGTATACTTTATTGTCTCCTACAAAAATTTTTTTAGACGCAACGCATGAAATGTGCCTACCCCACCACCTGGCTCTACAACCTGGAGGTAATCAAAGAGGCCAAACGTTGGCTCAAGGCAGGCTTTATTGATGGCCCGCAATTCAAAACCATTGCGGAGGCGCACGCCTCGCCCTTTTACCACCCCAACTTCACCATACGGGCACTGATTTTTATCGCTTCCCTTATTGGCCTTTCAGGGGTGACCGGCCTGCTGGCACTGATGGTACTGGACACCAGCCCATCCGTGGTTTCAGTGGTTTGCCTGCTGTACGGGCTTGGCTCTTTCATACTGGTGGACAAGGCCATCATAAGAAACTCAAAGCACTATAAATCCGGCCTCACCGAGGCCCTGATCTACCACGCGTGCGGGTTTGTCATCGGGGGGCTTGCAGGGCTTGTGGACTTTAAGACCGTGCCCATGCTGTTATTTGCCCTTGTCGTCCTTTCCATTACGGCTTTCCGCTATCTCGATTTGCTTGCCACCGTGGCGGCATTGTTGGTTTTTTCCTACCTGATATTCCACTGGCTATTTAGCTGGGGCGGGGTTTTCCAACAAGTAATCCCTTTTGTTTTTATCCTCGTTTTCATCGCGGTTTACCTCCTTGCAAAAAAGTTTAAAAGGAATATGGAACTGTCCGTTTGGGCAAACAACCTCCTCCTTGTGGAGTCGTTCAGCCTTCTGGTGGTTTACCTGTCAGGTAATTACCTGGTTGTGCGCGAGCTGAGCATAAATATGATGGGCTTGTCCCTTGCCCCTGGGGAAGATATACCATTTGCATTCGTGTTCTATGGGTTCACGGCCATCATTCCGGCCATCTATTTGTATCTGGGCATCCGCAACAAAGACGCTGTGCCCATGCGCATAGGGCTGTTGGTGGTGGCATTGTCCTTATTCACCATTAAATATTACATTGGTTTTGACCAAATGGAAACCACCCTAACGGTTTTGGGGGCCGGGCTGTTGGCCACCGGGCTGCTGCTGTTCAATTATTTAAAAGTGATGCGCCATGGCATTACCCGTGAGGTGCTGCTTTCACAAAAATGGGCAGGCGCAAACGCAGAAGCCTTTATTGTTTCCCAAACAATGGGCGGCAACCAGGCAAATATTGATGAGGCTTTTCGCGGCAAAGGCGGGGATTTTGGCGGGGGTGGCTCCAGCGGCAGTTTTTAACATTTTCTTTGGCAACGAACCATATATCCTTTTAAATGTTTAGGAATAAAGCATGCAGGCAAACCATTCAACAACCAGCACCGCAGGCCACCATTTTAGAATGGAACAAAAAACACTAGACCAAATATTGGGGATACAATACCCCGTCATCATGGCGCCCATGTTCCT
Coding sequences within:
- a CDS encoding ferric reductase-like transmembrane domain-containing protein, whose protein sequence is METIETSGVIGLIALGCLTANFLVGLFIWTKSKIKLPKGLTFLGLHKFTGYSAAVAILLHILLIPLDPKSEFTWGDLLLPLWTVHQPLANTFGAISLYLVMAVVVTSYYKDKMKYPTWRAIHFTSYFAAVPLFLHSIITDPLLKDRPIDWFDAEKAFVELCAVTVLGLIAYRFVIRKKPTTI
- a CDS encoding NAD(P)H-hydrate dehydratase, which encodes MERACVAFVQWFAARFKPHKRIGIVCGTGNNGGDGLGIARLLNEMGYAIEVWVVKGGTDGSQDFKTNRQRLPVNVVEITAKPQVGIFNACDVLIDGVFGSGLSRPPEGIYAEVIGAMNQAPALRVAIDVPSGLFADKPTVGVCVLADYTVTFQAPKLAFMLPGNETKVGQWAVVDIGLSKAFLKGISSGYFLVDKKWVAKHLPGRRKFAHKGDFGKALLIAGGFGKMGASVLSARAAMRAGVGLLTVHVPHCGYSIIQTSVPEAMASVDGDDKCFSAPPKLEGFNAIGIGPGLGQDPKSAKALGQLLGMATVPLVVDADGLNLLAANAHLLHLLKGNSILTPHPGELQRLIGSWNDDFQRLEMAKAFAAQTKCVLVVKGANTAIVAPDGRVFFNSTGNPGMATAGSGDVLTGVLAALVAQGLGALDAALVGVFAHGYAGDLAAWETGQTSLTATDIINSLPAAFKALSQ
- a CDS encoding T9SS type A sorting domain-containing protein, which codes for MKLVKVILLFALFWGFSFVGYGQNQGQAIYQEAGLSDRLVQMYPNPASDYLTVKLPTPHAASVQLALHSVIGNELNVEKEQIDAYEVRIRVKDLPSGYYFLSIKDAGPGLKATYKFLKR
- a CDS encoding DUF2157 domain-containing protein produces the protein MVRNTPGDLLEKGFITKEQFNRIGPIVSGKIFSVHYELRTLLYLGVLMFTGGMGILIYKNIGALGHLISILALCIVMVVCFWYAFAKGPGFSVEKTKPPTPYFDYIVLLGSLLLISVQGYAQFQYGLLTNHMGWGTLATSIFFFYIAYRFDNLGILSLAITALASFWSISVSPQKWYSSGFLETANLHITAIFFGSILGALAMALNWKSIKKHFTFTYINFSILIFFVGATAGLFDGTAYFVYLLLIYAGCGFAVYYASKERSFLFLLYAFVFGYIGTTYLLTDLVLAHVPELIFYYAMLSCGGFVYFIVSYKNFFRRNA
- the asnS gene encoding asparagine--tRNA ligase is translated as MKRTKIIDLLETAPEGQTIVLMGWVRTFRNNQFISVNDGSTIQNIQAVVELKQFDDGLLRRVATGACVSITGTLVASPAKGQKVEVKVGKLEILGDSDPEKYPLQPKKHSLEFLREIAHLRPRTNTFGAVMRVRHAMAFAVHQFFNEKGFFYVHTPIITGSDAEGAGAMFRVTALEADNPPRDESGKVDHSRDFFGKETNLTVSGQLEGETYALALGEIYTFGPTFRAENSNTTRHLAEFWMIEPEMAFYDINDNMGLAQEMLQYLMRYALAHCGQDLEFLDKRAREEEMTKPQAQRNELGLIDRIKFIVENDFQRLTYTEAITILKNSSPNKKKKFQYPIDQWGTDLQSEHERYLVEKHFKKPVILFNYPKGIKSFYMRQNEDGETVGAMDVLFPGIGEIIGGSQREERYDKLLARIREMGLPEDELDWYLELRKFGSAPHSGFGLGFERLILFVTGMTNIRDVIPFPRFPGNAEY
- a CDS encoding universal stress protein gives rise to the protein MAALKILILTDFSDLSKVAIHYGLKMAGKLEAEYTILNVVRLDGVPKSHLKMKQIERSLFAIAEEEGEKLIEESIKQTKTKAKVSFKAIKAHNVADTVSRYAKANKINLIIMGSRGANRLKKVVLGGTAVSVIDVCSEPVLAIPEKAGFTNFKNVVYASDLKDVQKELDAIIPFAKIFGSTVHMVHVVEAIDKNMEAKREEVNAMVQRADYAKISLDIVIDDNVPLAIDKYIKEKNGDLLTTFTHELNLFEKIFARSVTRRLAYQGIIPLLAFTRQPVKAAK
- a CDS encoding enoyl-CoA hydratase/isomerase family protein; the protein is MDFKFIKYGTKEGVATIALNRPEVYNALNDALTYELQDAFKLVARDSETRVVVLTGEGKAFCAGQDLKAVSGEEKRSFLESLHKRYNPLISAMQALPKPIICKLNGVAAGAGCSLALACDMIVAAEEATLIEVFINIGLVPDSGSSYFLPRILGRAKAFELCAMGSRIKGKEAEALGLVNKAVPAGELDDAVAGYTSYFAKAPTKAIGLIKKMLNKSTRSTLEEMLEYEAYCQEIAGNSHDYKEGVAAFLEKRSADFRGN
- the rpoN gene encoding RNA polymerase factor sigma-54, with translation MQKLGLTQSLQQKLSPQQIQFIKLLQVPTAELENRIEEELELNPVLEEGEPEAPEEDEFKEEAEEEEEAGKEEEIDIKDYLQDDDYSGYKTHNDLDDEEDKEMPMPTSTTLQETLLAQLGFLGLNDHQLAIGKQLIGSIEGDGYIRRDLEAIVNDLAFSQGIETTLEETQEILKKVQAFDPAGIAARNLQECLLIQLDRMDDGQDVDVIVAKRILTECYEEFTKKHYQKILKKLDLDDEDYIKDAIELIVRLNPKPGGEGSSGMAKNQYVIPDFILSNNNGKLELALNSRNAPELRISRSYHEMFKAYDKSDKKDKKLKEAVSFVKQKLDAAKWFIDAIRQRQLTLLKTMRAIVDFQYDYFLEGDETKLKPMILKDIAQVINMDISTVSRVASSKTVQTDFGVYPLKYFFSEGISTNTGEEVSSREVKQIIKDLIEEEDKTKPFSDDKLEDLLKAKGYNIARRTVAKYREQLNIPVARLRKGM